Proteins from a single region of Rhodovibrio salinarum DSM 9154:
- the aroB gene encoding 3-dehydroquinate synthase — MNDQTGFETGTGASFAAVSGEPSGVERLHVDLGTRSYDIYVGSGVLARAGALMGAVLRRKRVFVITDQTVADLHLATLARALDDAGIAYEAFVLPAGEKTKSWAQFQQLVDSLLEHRIERRDTIVALGGGVIGDLAGFAAASVLRGVDYVQIPTTVLAQVDSSVGGKTGINSPHGKNLVGAFHQPRLVLADTGVLDTLSKRELLAGYAEVVKYGLIDRPEFFSWLEANGADVLDGRAEARRKAVLTSCVAKADIVARDETERSGPRVLLNLGHTFAHALEAECGYAGQLLHGEAVAIGMCLASDLSTELGLMAREEAVRVRNHLAAVGLPTGLDHLPRQNWNVKRLLDHMSRDKKVQDGRVTFVLMKGIGGAYLEPDVAPEAVEALLTQALAA; from the coding sequence GTGAACGATCAGACGGGCTTTGAGACGGGGACGGGGGCATCTTTCGCTGCGGTCAGTGGCGAACCCTCCGGTGTCGAGCGGTTGCATGTCGACCTGGGGACGCGCAGCTACGATATCTATGTTGGAAGTGGAGTCCTGGCGCGGGCCGGCGCGTTGATGGGCGCGGTGCTGCGGCGCAAGCGCGTGTTCGTGATCACCGATCAAACGGTCGCCGATTTGCATCTGGCGACCCTGGCGCGTGCGCTGGACGACGCGGGTATCGCCTATGAGGCGTTTGTCTTGCCGGCTGGCGAGAAGACCAAAAGCTGGGCGCAGTTCCAGCAATTGGTCGATTCCCTGCTCGAACACCGGATCGAGCGACGGGACACCATCGTCGCCCTGGGCGGCGGCGTGATCGGCGATCTGGCCGGTTTCGCCGCAGCCAGTGTGCTGCGCGGCGTTGACTACGTGCAGATCCCAACGACCGTATTGGCGCAGGTCGATAGCTCGGTCGGCGGCAAGACCGGGATCAATTCCCCACATGGCAAGAACCTGGTGGGCGCCTTCCATCAGCCGCGTCTGGTCTTGGCCGATACGGGGGTGCTGGACACGCTGTCCAAGCGCGAGCTCTTGGCCGGCTACGCCGAGGTGGTGAAGTACGGCCTGATCGACCGGCCGGAGTTCTTTTCCTGGCTGGAAGCGAACGGGGCTGACGTGCTCGACGGTCGGGCGGAGGCCCGGCGCAAGGCGGTGCTGACCTCCTGCGTGGCCAAGGCGGACATCGTCGCGCGCGACGAAACCGAGAGGTCGGGGCCCCGCGTGCTGCTCAACCTGGGGCACACCTTCGCTCATGCGCTGGAAGCGGAGTGTGGCTACGCGGGCCAGCTGTTGCACGGCGAGGCTGTGGCGATCGGCATGTGTCTGGCAAGCGACCTGTCGACCGAACTTGGCCTCATGGCCCGCGAGGAGGCGGTGCGCGTGCGCAATCACCTGGCCGCGGTCGGGCTCCCCACCGGTCTCGATCACCTGCCCAGGCAGAACTGGAACGTAAAGCGCCTGCTCGACCACATGAGCCGCGACAAGAAGGTACAGGACGGCCGCGTTACCTTTGTGCTGATGAAGGGTATTGGCGGCGCTTACCTGGAAC